In a single window of the Litorilituus sediminis genome:
- a CDS encoding DUF599 domain-containing protein yields the protein MPFSIIDLFALAVFILSWLGYTIFARKKAKTTDCIARSLHQHRIHWMYEVVTREIRVGEAALLANLERNIAFFASSTLLILAGLFTLFAKIETLENVIASLPFADYPSHLAIQLKLGLLAFIFVLSFFQFTWSMRQYGFLNVMIGATPIDLAGQNENLKAYAKQMAVVQDQAAHSYNYGLRSYYFALAAMCWFFHPVLLMIMSLWVVYTLYTREFNSKAVRAITVGQRILHQERESQQ from the coding sequence ATGCCATTTTCTATCATAGACCTCTTCGCCCTTGCTGTATTTATTCTCTCATGGCTTGGCTATACAATATTTGCCCGTAAAAAAGCGAAAACAACCGATTGCATTGCCCGTTCATTACATCAGCACCGTATTCATTGGATGTATGAAGTGGTTACCCGAGAAATTAGAGTGGGTGAGGCTGCTTTATTGGCAAATTTAGAGCGCAACATTGCTTTTTTTGCCTCAAGTACTTTGCTGATTTTAGCCGGTCTATTTACCTTATTTGCTAAAATTGAAACCTTAGAAAATGTGATTGCCTCTTTACCCTTTGCTGATTATCCAAGTCATTTAGCGATTCAATTAAAACTCGGTTTGTTGGCATTTATTTTTGTCTTATCATTTTTCCAGTTTACCTGGTCTATGAGGCAGTATGGCTTTTTAAATGTCATGATAGGTGCAACCCCGATAGATTTAGCCGGGCAGAATGAAAACTTAAAGGCTTATGCTAAGCAAATGGCTGTGGTGCAAGATCAAGCGGCTCATTCTTATAATTACGGCTTGCGTTCTTATTATTTTGCCTTAGCAGCTATGTGCTGGTTTTTTCATCCGGTATTATTAATGATAATGAGCCTGTGGGTTGTTTATACTTTATATACACGAGAATTTAACTCTAAAGCGGTTAGGGCAATCACAGTAGGGCAAAGAATTCTTCATCAAGAAAGAGAAAGTCAGCAGTAA
- a CDS encoding DUF2919 family protein, producing MKASANKYQDYSVNDFDKFDCLKLSKRFYLTLIFILRGYLVWLMSVTNMRDRVATIEWLYPEKNLFFLSLASGVLGLFVALILSLRKPDAPTWVKACWSHCRAILVIALLFDLLINLIAFYVWQLQSISWLITQGVIVVTLITVCFTSKRIQLNLAEFPETLPEK from the coding sequence GTGAAAGCAAGTGCAAATAAATACCAAGACTACAGTGTTAATGACTTTGATAAGTTTGATTGCTTAAAGTTATCAAAACGTTTTTATCTGACATTAATTTTTATTTTACGTGGTTATTTAGTTTGGCTGATGTCAGTGACTAATATGCGTGATAGAGTTGCCACAATTGAATGGTTATATCCAGAGAAAAATTTATTTTTCTTGAGCCTAGCCTCAGGAGTGCTCGGGTTATTTGTAGCACTGATATTAAGTTTAAGAAAACCTGATGCGCCAACTTGGGTGAAAGCTTGTTGGTCACATTGTCGAGCTATTTTAGTTATTGCTTTATTATTTGATTTGCTCATTAACCTTATTGCTTTTTATGTATGGCAATTACAATCGATTAGTTGGTTAATAACGCAAGGCGTGATAGTAGTAACTTTGATTACTGTTTGCTTTACCAGTAAACGAATTCAGTTAAATTTGGCAGAGTTTCCCGAGACGTTGCCAGAAAAATAA
- the dnaQ gene encoding DNA polymerase III subunit epsilon: MTSVEQQANQQDERLIILDTETTGINPKEGHRIIEIGCVEMINRQLTGRTYHAYIKPLDQRGQMLEMEQEVIDVHGLTNEFLFDKPVFDEVVHEFIDFIRGAELVIHNAKFDIGFMDHEFAMFNARHRNQADVPMTHDVCTVTDTLHVSKDEFGSPKTLDYLARFYKVDKLVDRTYHGALIDAQLLAFVYIEMTRKQSALNLSVGESNAQDADAIRRVSENRNKLKIVAASADELIAHKERLDIVREKGGEPLWKS, encoded by the coding sequence GTGACAAGTGTTGAACAGCAAGCAAATCAACAAGATGAACGATTAATTATTCTTGATACCGAGACGACAGGTATCAATCCAAAAGAAGGACATCGAATCATTGAAATTGGTTGTGTCGAGATGATTAACCGTCAGCTGACTGGCCGAACTTATCATGCTTATATTAAACCGCTTGATCAACGCGGCCAAATGTTGGAAATGGAGCAAGAGGTTATAGATGTTCACGGTTTAACTAATGAGTTTCTTTTCGATAAGCCAGTGTTTGATGAAGTGGTACATGAGTTTATTGACTTTATTCGCGGTGCTGAACTTGTTATTCACAATGCAAAGTTTGACATTGGCTTTATGGATCATGAGTTTGCCATGTTTAATGCCCGTCATCGTAATCAAGCTGATGTACCTATGACGCATGATGTCTGTACCGTGACCGATACCTTACACGTGTCTAAAGATGAATTTGGCTCACCTAAAACACTTGATTATTTAGCGAGATTTTACAAAGTAGATAAGTTGGTTGATCGTACTTATCACGGGGCATTAATTGATGCTCAGCTGCTTGCCTTTGTTTATATTGAAATGACGCGTAAGCAGTCGGCGCTTAATTTATCGGTAGGTGAATCAAATGCACAAGATGCCGATGCAATACGTCGCGTTAGTGAAAATAGGAATAAATTAAAGATTGTTGCTGCATCTGCCGATGAATTAATAGCACACAAAGAACGTCTTGATATTGTAAGAGAAAAAGGGGGAGAGCCACTTTGGAAGAGCTAA
- a CDS encoding TIGR03503 family protein: protein MEELKRINFTRKVMRCLLSSSFLASFSLFCATPTEQTFDTAQVEYYQNDNKTNQIPYFDNRFRIDGELEEITLIFYRKSGSVPIILVRPDGSKIRVNNIDHDTVQWYDDRTFDMIKIKKPMPGPWQAIGDILPNSQILVVSDVVIKVKPLPEIVFSGETLKVEGQLFNGDKTIDSPSFREVVKLDVNFYSTNNASYENFGADAIKVTSFRDDGRGLDEYANDSTFTGEFVLNFAPGEWQPVYLVKLPMATRELRQTPIMLHKTPVEISVKQSDNEETPHQLNLTIDSTFVDPDSLVFQGKVTFPDRQVEPFSIMDEKGNTREKDFTYTEPGIYRINMSAFGKTIAGREFRLVVPEFTFHVKPTAEQAEAMLLSESDLTDTGADMSQEAITDMAVEEPLVVEQKPELNEQSRLLIIAGGNAIIIALAFAVFIFIKRKGKSKKIKK, encoded by the coding sequence TTGGAAGAGCTAAAGCGCATTAATTTTACTCGCAAGGTAATGCGGTGCTTACTTAGTAGTAGTTTCCTTGCCTCATTTTCCTTATTTTGTGCAACGCCTACAGAGCAAACGTTTGATACTGCACAAGTGGAGTATTATCAAAACGATAACAAAACCAACCAAATCCCTTATTTTGATAACCGCTTTCGTATCGATGGTGAGCTAGAAGAAATTACGCTTATTTTTTATCGTAAAAGCGGTAGTGTCCCAATTATTTTAGTACGGCCTGACGGCAGTAAGATTAGGGTCAATAATATTGATCATGACACAGTGCAGTGGTATGACGATCGCACTTTTGACATGATTAAAATTAAAAAACCCATGCCGGGGCCATGGCAGGCCATTGGTGATATTTTACCTAATAGCCAAATCTTAGTCGTTTCTGATGTGGTTATTAAAGTAAAACCTTTACCTGAAATTGTTTTTTCTGGCGAAACACTGAAAGTAGAAGGACAACTCTTTAATGGTGATAAGACGATTGATAGCCCAAGTTTTAGGGAAGTCGTTAAGCTCGATGTTAACTTTTACAGTACCAATAATGCCAGTTATGAAAACTTTGGTGCTGACGCAATTAAAGTTACCTCGTTTCGTGATGATGGCCGAGGCTTAGATGAGTATGCTAATGACAGTACCTTTACTGGGGAGTTCGTACTAAATTTTGCCCCCGGAGAGTGGCAGCCTGTCTATCTTGTAAAATTGCCAATGGCGACCCGTGAGTTAAGGCAAACGCCAATTATGCTACATAAAACGCCTGTTGAAATTTCCGTTAAGCAATCCGATAACGAAGAGACTCCACATCAACTCAATTTAACAATTGATAGTACCTTTGTTGATCCTGATAGTTTGGTCTTTCAAGGAAAAGTTACTTTTCCTGATAGGCAGGTCGAACCTTTTTCAATTATGGATGAGAAAGGCAATACCAGAGAGAAAGATTTTACTTACACCGAACCTGGTATTTATCGTATCAATATGAGCGCATTTGGCAAAACAATCGCTGGCAGAGAGTTTCGTTTGGTGGTGCCTGAGTTTACTTTTCATGTTAAGCCAACCGCAGAGCAAGCAGAGGCTATGCTGTTATCAGAAAGTGATTTAACCGATACCGGTGCTGATATGTCACAAGAGGCCATAACTGATATGGCAGTAGAAGAGCCGTTAGTTGTTGAGCAAAAGCCTGAATTAAACGAGCAAAGCCGATTATTAATCATCGCTGGCGGTAACGCTATTATCATTGCATTAGCATTTGCCGTGTTTATTTTTATTAAGCGAAAGGGCAAGTCGAAAAAGATAAAGAAATAA
- a CDS encoding acyl-CoA dehydrogenase C-terminal domain-containing protein: MLSYKAPVADIKFLIEDVFDYYGHYQKTPEFEEATPDLVDAIFQECAKFCENELLPLYQSGDKEGCRFDNGQVFTPKGFKEAYQQYVEGGWQSLSHPVEHGGQGLPPSLGMVKSEMMGTANWSWAMYPGLSHGAMNTVQTHGSEEQKELYLTRLTEGTWTGTMCLTEPQCGTDLGQVKTKAVPNGDGTYSITGTKIFISAGEHDLTENIIHIVLARLPDAPAGTRGISLFIVPKIQTDQQGNLGEFNNVSCGSIEDKMGIKASATAVLNFDNAQGVLIGPENKGLECMFTFMNTARIGTALQGVCSAELAYQNSLTYAKERLSMRSLTGKKYPEQVADPIIVHPDVRKMLMTQKAISEGGRAMIYYAAKLVDDIEMGKTEQERVEADERLGFITPILKAFLTELGLESANHGLQIFGGHGYIKEWGMEQIVRDARISTLYEGTTGIQALDLLGRKILLTRGKSLNNFTKEVLMFCKDKSVLSKNPHKRQMNKFIWPLSKAVANWQQYSLRIALKAKKNRDVVGSASVDYLMYSGYIVMAYFWAQMAQSAYEKLATDVENRDFYRAKIKTAEFYFERLLPRCKAHAKTMMADPKTLMQLDQELLSFL, translated from the coding sequence ATGCTTAGTTACAAAGCCCCAGTAGCAGATATTAAATTTTTGATTGAAGATGTCTTTGATTACTATGGTCATTATCAGAAAACACCTGAATTTGAAGAAGCAACGCCTGATTTAGTGGATGCGATTTTCCAAGAATGCGCTAAGTTCTGTGAAAATGAGTTATTACCTTTATATCAAAGTGGTGATAAAGAAGGTTGTCGTTTTGACAATGGCCAAGTGTTTACACCAAAAGGCTTTAAAGAAGCGTATCAGCAATATGTAGAGGGTGGTTGGCAGTCGTTATCTCATCCTGTAGAGCACGGTGGCCAGGGCTTGCCCCCTTCGCTAGGCATGGTGAAGTCTGAAATGATGGGTACGGCAAACTGGTCATGGGCTATGTACCCAGGTTTAAGCCATGGTGCAATGAATACGGTGCAAACTCATGGTAGCGAAGAGCAAAAAGAGCTTTATCTAACGCGTTTAACTGAAGGTACTTGGACAGGCACTATGTGCTTGACTGAGCCGCAATGTGGTACGGATTTAGGTCAAGTTAAAACGAAGGCAGTACCTAACGGTGATGGTACTTATAGTATCACGGGTACTAAGATCTTTATCTCTGCTGGTGAACATGACTTAACTGAAAATATTATTCATATTGTACTGGCACGACTGCCAGATGCCCCGGCGGGAACTCGTGGTATTTCATTATTTATCGTACCTAAAATTCAAACCGATCAACAAGGTAACTTAGGTGAGTTTAATAATGTAAGTTGTGGTTCAATTGAAGATAAAATGGGCATTAAGGCATCTGCAACAGCAGTATTAAACTTTGATAATGCTCAAGGCGTGCTTATAGGCCCAGAAAATAAAGGCCTAGAGTGTATGTTTACCTTTATGAATACCGCACGTATTGGTACAGCATTACAAGGGGTATGTAGTGCTGAATTGGCTTACCAAAACTCATTAACTTATGCTAAAGAACGCCTATCTATGCGCTCTTTAACAGGCAAGAAATATCCAGAGCAAGTTGCTGATCCTATTATTGTTCACCCTGATGTGCGCAAAATGTTAATGACACAAAAAGCGATTTCTGAAGGTGGTCGCGCCATGATTTATTATGCCGCTAAATTAGTGGACGATATTGAAATGGGCAAAACTGAGCAAGAAAGAGTTGAAGCGGATGAACGACTTGGTTTTATTACCCCTATTTTGAAAGCTTTTTTAACTGAGCTTGGTTTAGAAAGTGCTAACCATGGTTTGCAAATTTTTGGTGGTCATGGCTACATAAAAGAGTGGGGCATGGAGCAAATTGTACGTGATGCGCGTATTTCAACGCTTTATGAAGGAACAACGGGTATTCAAGCATTAGATTTACTGGGACGAAAAATACTATTAACTCGTGGCAAGTCATTAAATAACTTCACTAAAGAAGTGTTGATGTTCTGTAAAGACAAAAGTGTTTTATCTAAAAACCCTCATAAACGTCAAATGAATAAGTTTATTTGGCCATTAAGTAAAGCGGTTGCTAATTGGCAGCAATATTCACTAAGAATTGCACTTAAGGCGAAGAAAAATCGCGACGTTGTTGGCTCAGCATCTGTCGATTACTTAATGTATTCTGGTTATATTGTTATGGCGTATTTTTGGGCGCAAATGGCTCAATCAGCATATGAAAAGCTGGCAACGGATGTTGAGAACAGAGACTTTTATCGAGCGAAAATTAAAACGGCTGAGTTTTACTTTGAGCGTTTACTTCCTCGTTGTAAAGCCCATGCAAAAACTATGATGGCAGACCCAAAAACTTTGATGCAATTAGATCAAGAGTTACTTTCTTTCCTTTAG
- a CDS encoding TetR/AcrR family transcriptional regulator — MTVAELDTLNTANKTKLRHRTKGERTREKVLIAAIDVLAEKGIKGTTHRAIANQAQLQLSLTTYYFKDIQELIHQAFKLNSEQILSRSDSVLEQAFTLINSVDKASLRKVAVKEQLCKQLSRITANYLHDHIQNQATSLAVEQLLFTEIQVSPQLRQLASQHEQAQLMPFEYLCRFFNKVDPELDAKIMRTVFTQLKYSHLAQCKKSIDVKEIETTTRKIIGWVMGLK; from the coding sequence ATGACAGTAGCAGAACTCGACACACTCAATACAGCAAATAAGACTAAATTACGTCACCGCACTAAAGGAGAGCGTACACGTGAAAAGGTGTTAATTGCTGCTATTGATGTCTTAGCCGAGAAAGGCATTAAAGGCACCACTCACCGAGCAATTGCCAACCAAGCACAATTGCAATTATCGCTTACAACCTACTACTTTAAAGATATCCAAGAATTAATTCATCAGGCATTTAAACTAAATTCTGAGCAAATTTTATCACGCAGCGATTCTGTCTTAGAGCAAGCATTTACCTTAATTAATAGTGTCGACAAAGCAAGTTTACGCAAAGTAGCCGTAAAAGAGCAGCTATGTAAGCAATTATCACGTATCACAGCAAACTATCTACATGATCATATTCAAAACCAAGCAACCTCGCTGGCTGTTGAACAACTATTATTTACTGAGATTCAAGTAAGTCCGCAACTTCGCCAACTAGCAAGCCAGCATGAACAGGCACAATTAATGCCGTTTGAGTATTTATGCCGCTTTTTCAATAAAGTTGATCCTGAGTTGGATGCTAAAATAATGCGCACTGTCTTCACTCAATTAAAATACAGTCACTTGGCGCAATGTAAAAAATCTATAGATGTAAAAGAAATAGAGACAACCACACGAAAAATCATTGGCTGGGTAATGGGCTTAAAATAA
- the fadE gene encoding acyl-CoA dehydrogenase FadE, whose translation MDIIIWLFFATALTWFMTYARVSLSSYTLSFMALMAIGSFFNVIGFISWLLFAVIALPLNIESIRKQFISLPLLTIFKKIMPQMSSTEQEALDAGTTWFDADLFRGNPDWKKLHNYPQPRLSSQEKSFLEGPVEEVCAMVNDWHTTHEIADLSDEVWQFLKDNQFFAMIIKKQYGGLEFSAYAQSRVLQKLTGVSSVLASTVGVPNSLGPGELLQEYGTKEQQDYYLPRLAQGKEIPCFALTSPEAGSDAGAIPDSGIVCYGEFDGKEVLGMRLNWNKRYITLAPIATVLGLAFKLNDPEHLLGDKEELGITCALIPTDIAGITIGRRHFPLNVPFQNGPTQGKDVFVPLDFIIGGKDMAGQGWRMLVECLSVGRAITLPSNSAGGIKSAALATGAYCRIRRQFKIPIGKMEGVEEPLARLGGNAYLMDAVTTMSTGAIDLGEKPSVISAISKYHLTEKMRTSIIDAMDIHGGKGICMGPNNYLARGYQGAPIAVTVEGANILTRSMIIYGQGAIRCHPYVLAELAAANNDNPEQAQSDFDHALFGHIGFSISNISRSLWFSFTGAYCLKAPFTDETKRYYQLLTRFSANLAMLSDIAMLAMGSELKRKERISARLGDILSNLYLATAALKRYNDEGRHQADLPLLQWAVEDCLFNIQHAIDELLNNLGKPWLARALRLIIFPFGRWLKKPSDLIDHKVAQLLQTHNATRARLGKGQYLTRDGSNLFGKLEQALEDIINCEGIYQKICLSLKQEPPFYQLDKLAEQALAAKIISKAEAELLIKAEQSRLWTINVDDFDSSELVAAKNKM comes from the coding sequence GTGGATATTATTATTTGGCTATTTTTTGCCACAGCATTAACTTGGTTTATGACCTACGCTAGAGTTTCTTTATCAAGCTATACATTAAGCTTTATGGCTCTCATGGCCATTGGCAGCTTTTTCAATGTTATTGGCTTTATATCTTGGTTGCTATTTGCGGTTATTGCACTGCCTCTGAACATTGAGAGTATTCGAAAGCAGTTTATTAGCTTACCTTTATTAACCATCTTTAAAAAAATCATGCCGCAAATGTCATCAACCGAGCAAGAAGCGCTTGATGCAGGTACCACTTGGTTTGATGCCGACCTATTTCGGGGTAATCCTGACTGGAAAAAGCTACATAACTACCCTCAACCTAGACTAAGCTCGCAAGAAAAAAGCTTTTTAGAAGGCCCAGTAGAAGAAGTATGTGCCATGGTCAATGATTGGCATACTACCCATGAAATTGCCGATTTATCAGATGAGGTATGGCAGTTTTTAAAAGACAATCAATTCTTTGCCATGATTATCAAAAAACAATATGGTGGCCTAGAGTTTTCAGCGTATGCACAGTCTCGCGTATTACAAAAACTTACCGGAGTAAGCTCTGTTTTAGCCAGTACGGTTGGCGTACCCAACTCATTAGGCCCTGGTGAATTACTACAAGAATACGGCACAAAAGAACAACAAGATTATTATTTACCCCGTTTAGCACAAGGTAAAGAAATCCCCTGCTTTGCTTTAACTAGCCCAGAAGCTGGCTCAGATGCCGGTGCTATTCCCGATAGCGGCATTGTTTGCTATGGCGAGTTCGATGGCAAAGAAGTATTAGGCATGCGCCTTAACTGGAACAAGCGCTATATCACCCTTGCTCCGATAGCTACCGTGCTAGGTTTAGCGTTTAAGTTAAATGATCCTGAGCATTTATTAGGTGATAAAGAAGAGTTAGGTATTACCTGTGCACTTATCCCAACAGACATAGCGGGAATCACCATAGGTAGACGACATTTTCCGTTAAACGTACCATTTCAAAATGGACCAACCCAAGGAAAAGACGTTTTTGTTCCGCTAGATTTTATCATCGGTGGTAAAGACATGGCGGGGCAAGGCTGGCGTATGCTCGTTGAATGTTTATCTGTTGGCAGAGCCATCACCTTGCCATCAAACAGTGCTGGCGGCATTAAATCTGCGGCATTAGCAACAGGGGCTTATTGTCGCATTAGACGACAATTTAAAATCCCTATTGGTAAAATGGAAGGCGTTGAAGAGCCATTAGCACGCCTTGGCGGTAATGCTTACCTAATGGATGCTGTAACAACTATGTCAACAGGTGCCATTGATTTAGGCGAGAAGCCCTCAGTTATATCTGCCATTTCAAAATACCATTTAACTGAAAAAATGCGCACATCCATCATTGATGCCATGGATATTCATGGTGGTAAAGGTATTTGTATGGGACCGAATAATTACCTTGCGCGCGGTTATCAGGGCGCACCAATTGCTGTGACTGTTGAGGGAGCAAATATTTTAACGCGGAGTATGATCATCTACGGACAAGGCGCTATAAGATGTCACCCTTATGTATTAGCCGAGTTGGCCGCTGCCAATAACGACAACCCAGAGCAAGCACAAAGCGATTTTGATCATGCCCTCTTTGGTCATATTGGCTTTAGTATTAGCAACATCAGCAGAAGCTTATGGTTCTCTTTTACCGGTGCATACTGTCTGAAAGCACCTTTTACTGACGAAACTAAACGTTACTATCAGCTGCTAACTCGTTTTAGTGCTAACTTAGCTATGCTCTCAGATATTGCCATGCTAGCAATGGGCTCAGAGTTAAAACGAAAAGAGCGTATATCAGCAAGACTAGGTGATATTCTTAGTAACTTATACTTAGCCACCGCAGCATTAAAGCGTTATAACGATGAAGGCAGACACCAAGCAGATTTACCATTACTTCAATGGGCTGTAGAAGATTGCCTGTTCAATATTCAACATGCTATTGATGAGCTACTGAATAATTTAGGCAAACCTTGGTTAGCACGAGCATTAAGGTTAATCATATTCCCATTTGGTCGTTGGTTGAAAAAACCAAGTGATCTTATAGATCATAAAGTTGCGCAGTTATTGCAAACGCATAACGCAACAAGAGCTAGACTAGGAAAAGGACAATACCTTACCCGTGATGGCAGTAACCTTTTTGGTAAGCTGGAACAAGCATTGGAAGATATTATTAATTGTGAAGGTATTTATCAAAAGATCTGCTTGTCATTAAAACAAGAGCCACCTTTTTATCAACTAGATAAACTAGCAGAGCAAGCCTTAGCTGCGAAAATTATTTCAAAAGCTGAAGCTGAATTACTGATTAAAGCGGAGCAAAGTCGTCTATGGACAATTAATGTCGATGACTTTGATTCGAGCGAGCTTGTCGCGGCAAAAAACAAAATGTAA
- a CDS encoding class II glutamine amidotransferase translates to MCELLAMSANVPTDICFSFSGLMQRGGNTGPHKDGWGVTFYEGKGCRSFKDPMPSAQSPIAELVTKYPMKSEAVVCHIRQANSGAVCLENTHPFVRQMWGKNWTYAHNGQLKDFHKALPIKLHLPIGTTDSEHAFCWILDQLHLEFGAEQPKATVLFSFIAKLSHKIDALGVANIIITDGESLFAYCSNNLHWLTRKAPFGQASLIDAEMAVDFQQETTPNDIVTVIATKPLTDDETWHKMKPTQWQLFCLGELVAGSIEDVNATVPAESSKQ, encoded by the coding sequence ATGTGTGAATTATTAGCGATGTCTGCTAACGTACCCACAGATATTTGCTTTAGTTTTAGTGGCCTAATGCAGCGTGGTGGTAATACCGGGCCACATAAAGATGGCTGGGGGGTTACCTTTTATGAAGGGAAGGGCTGTCGTAGCTTTAAAGATCCTATGCCAAGTGCTCAATCGCCTATTGCTGAGCTTGTGACTAAATACCCGATGAAGAGTGAAGCGGTTGTTTGTCATATTCGCCAAGCTAATTCAGGTGCAGTTTGTTTAGAGAATACTCACCCTTTTGTTAGGCAAATGTGGGGCAAGAACTGGACATATGCTCATAATGGTCAGCTTAAGGATTTTCACAAAGCTTTACCGATAAAATTACATTTACCTATAGGTACAACAGATAGCGAGCACGCATTTTGCTGGATACTCGATCAGTTACATCTTGAGTTTGGCGCAGAGCAGCCTAAAGCAACAGTATTGTTTAGCTTTATTGCCAAGCTGAGTCATAAGATTGATGCTTTGGGTGTTGCCAATATTATTATCACTGATGGTGAGTCGTTATTTGCTTATTGTTCCAATAACCTGCATTGGCTAACAAGAAAAGCTCCTTTTGGCCAAGCCAGTTTAATTGATGCGGAAATGGCGGTTGATTTTCAACAAGAAACAACGCCGAATGATATTGTCACTGTTATCGCGACTAAGCCATTAACAGATGATGAAACTTGGCATAAAATGAAGCCGACACAATGGCAGTTGTTTTGTTTGGGTGAGCTAGTTGCCGGCAGTATTGAAGATGTTAATGCGACAGTTCCGGCTGAAAGCTCCAAGCAATAA
- the rlmF gene encoding 23S rRNA (adenine(1618)-N(6))-methyltransferase RlmF gives MAKPSLTIKANLHPRNKHRSGYHFDLLVKAHTALAKHLIKNAHSGKTTINFSDEEAVNALNTALLKAHYQLAYWQIPKENLCPAIPGRVDYIHYLADLLKSTTKVLVANKQTTRVLDIGTGAGCIYPILGFKEYGWHFTGTDIDKNSIASAKKIISKNGELANAISCQLQKSRKNIFCGIIQPDDFYHLTMCNPPFHKSLADAQKGSQQKWQNLKQKTAAKQGKLNFSGQKAELWCEGGEVAFIRTMIKESKQYQKQVLWFTSLISKKDSLSPIKLSLKKANVTQFKVVKMAQGQKISRFIAWSFQPELSH, from the coding sequence ATGGCTAAACCTTCGCTAACAATTAAGGCTAATTTGCATCCCCGAAATAAACATAGATCAGGTTATCATTTTGACCTTTTAGTAAAAGCGCATACTGCACTTGCCAAACACCTAATAAAAAATGCTCACTCAGGCAAAACCACCATTAACTTTAGTGATGAAGAAGCCGTTAATGCCCTTAATACCGCACTATTAAAGGCACACTACCAACTAGCTTACTGGCAAATCCCTAAAGAGAACCTTTGCCCGGCAATACCTGGTCGTGTTGATTATATTCATTACCTAGCTGATTTACTTAAATCAACAACCAAAGTATTAGTTGCAAACAAACAAACAACACGCGTACTGGATATTGGTACTGGCGCAGGTTGTATCTACCCTATTTTAGGCTTTAAAGAATATGGTTGGCATTTTACCGGCACAGATATTGATAAAAATTCAATTGCCTCAGCTAAAAAAATAATTTCAAAAAACGGTGAGTTAGCTAATGCTATCAGCTGTCAATTACAAAAAAGTCGTAAAAACATTTTTTGCGGCATTATCCAACCTGATGATTTTTACCACTTAACCATGTGTAATCCCCCCTTTCACAAATCATTAGCAGATGCGCAAAAAGGTAGTCAGCAAAAGTGGCAAAACCTCAAGCAAAAAACGGCGGCAAAACAAGGTAAATTAAATTTTAGTGGTCAAAAAGCAGAGCTTTGGTGTGAAGGCGGAGAAGTAGCATTCATCCGCACTATGATTAAAGAGAGTAAACAGTACCAAAAACAAGTACTTTGGTTTACTTCGCTGATTTCGAAAAAAGACAGCTTATCACCGATAAAACTTAGCTTAAAAAAAGCGAATGTTACCCAATTTAAAGTGGTTAAAATGGCGCAAGGGCAAAAAATTAGCCGATTTATTGCTTGGAGCTTTCAGCCGGAACTGTCGCATTAA
- a CDS encoding DUF2947 domain-containing protein, whose amino-acid sequence MNYLPLDQLKNAWVFKHKSLPISDDDLTKIKPMTSSRSNVLWDQFISKQVDHPDFFKNGDWPFDNKNWSEQGKWEGIWDSDEVALPDLVLQHLNWDVNTVVYYCTDRNQVFETTWAVFQRCWKNFLFMDDGSILIGKKRKEAVQFNSNGYFKIGQKPNN is encoded by the coding sequence ATGAATTACCTGCCATTAGATCAACTTAAAAACGCTTGGGTTTTTAAACATAAAAGCTTACCAATAAGTGATGATGACCTGACTAAAATAAAGCCCATGACTTCAAGTCGCTCCAATGTGCTCTGGGACCAATTTATCAGCAAACAAGTAGATCACCCTGATTTTTTTAAAAATGGTGACTGGCCGTTTGATAACAAAAATTGGTCAGAACAAGGAAAGTGGGAAGGTATTTGGGATAGCGATGAAGTAGCCTTACCTGACTTAGTATTACAACACTTAAATTGGGATGTTAATACGGTTGTCTATTACTGCACCGATAGAAACCAAGTATTTGAAACAACGTGGGCCGTATTTCAGCGCTGTTGGAAGAACTTTCTATTTATGGATGATGGCAGCATCTTAATTGGCAAAAAACGTAAAGAAGCAGTGCAATTTAACAGCAATGGCTATTTCAAAATTGGCCAAAAGCCCAACAATTAA